Genomic segment of Pochonia chlamydosporia 170 chromosome 1, whole genome shotgun sequence:
CGACGAGGGCGACCAGCTcatcacctccaacaacccagAGCACCCGGCCAACCTCATCCCTTCACTGTGTGCCAAATTCTGGACCCTCGGATGGGTGACTGGTACCGGAGGCGGATGCTCAATCCGCGAAAAGTACATTCCCCCCAAACCACCTCCAAAGCTAAAGGAAAATTCGCTAAAAACCCACACAGAGATCTCGTCTACATCGCCCCCTCCGGCGTCCAAAAAGAACTCATGAAAAACACAGACATATACGTCCTCTCACTCGCCGCCCAAGAACCAACCTTCAAGCAACGCACCTACCTCCGCTCACCACCGTGCTACAAACCATCGCAATGCACGCCCCTCTTCCTCGCGGCCTTTACGCGCCGCAACGCCGGCTGCTGCATCCACACGCACTCCCAATGGGCCGTCCTCGTCACTCTCCTTCTGGAAGCGCAAGGGCCGGGAAACGACAAGGTCTTTGAGATCAACAACATTGAGCAGATCAAGGGCTTCGGGAAGGGCATGACCAGGCAGGGGAACTTGGGGTATCATGATACGCTGAGGATTCCGGTGATTGAGAATACGCCGCATGAGGAGGACTTGACGGAGTATTTGGAGGAGGCGATGGAGAAATATCCGGATACGTATGCCGTGTTGGTGAGGAGGCATGGCGTGTATGTTTGGGGGGATAATGTGCACAAGGCGAAGACGATGTGTGAGAGGTGAGTTTGACTTTGGTAGGTAATTTGGGACGTGATGCTGACTTTTGGGGATTTAGTCTTGATTATTTGTTCCAGTTGGCggtggagatgaagaagctgggtcTTCCTTGGATTAGTGAGATTGCTCGCGTTGCGCCTGATCGGGCTTGATTTTCACCAGTTGAGTATATAAGTTGTTAAATCGGGGGCATATAGTTGAACCATTTCAAGGCGTATAGAAATTAGACGGGAGGAGCGAAGAAAGGTACGGTGGCACATCTTCAACAGAATCAAGCGAGTATGGGGAAGATTTTAAAAACAGGCTATTTAAATGCTTGatatcaacatcatcttACAATTCATCACGTATGCCCTCTGAGCCGGTTTCTGACTTGACCTCCGGCTCCTCCCACATCCTCTTTTTAGGATTCCTCGGCTGGTCCTCCGCATCAACATCCCCCTCGCCGCCCAAGTTCCCCAACTCACCCGCCTCTTCAACTACCTTGGCAACCTTTTCAATCATGGAATCCGAGTCGTCCTTCGAGCCCGAGTCCATCTTCCCTCCCACCTGCACAGTCGGCAAATCCTCCTTCGGCAACCCCTCCACCGAAACTTTGCCGTCCTCGCCCACGCCCCCAACCTTGCCAGACTCCCCAGCACCTCTCTGCATCACCGCACTCCCAGCCTTGGACCCCACGCCAAACAACACCCGCAACGGcagccaaaccaaccaccacattgGGCCATACAAAAGCCGCCTGAACAACAGCCACGCCCccgtcaccatcaacatgtACATAGACGTCTGGAGGTACCACGTATCACTTTTCTGTGAGCGCAGCAACGTCCCCAGTAAATCCCGTGAACTGGCGAGCATACTGTCCAACGAAGAATACGACTCATTGAGCTGTTTCAGCGCAGCAGACGACTCAGTCAGAGTTTGGTGCGCATATTCGCTGCGAAACAGCTCCGTGGCGATGAGATCGTGCGTTCGGCGCAGCGCATTCGTAACATCGTTGCCTGCCCCAACAGTACGTTGCTCGTTTTCGGACAGATGCGATtgttgatgctcttgatAATATCGCTGGGGGCGGTGTATAGGCGCGGGAGCCTCTTCGGTTTGCAAGACGTCTGGCTCAGAGACGGGGAGGGAGTACGATTGTATGATGAGTTGGCGTTCTAGTTTCTGGGCTCGGGCTAGAGATTCTCGTGCTGCTAGTCGTGCTTTTCGAAAGTTTCCCCGGCAACTAATAACCGCATTAATATGTGTTGAAAAAAGAATGGACAAAGAAAAGTTACCTGGCGAGTTCGGAAGCAAGCCGATCGACACTTTCCCTTAGCCCTGTCTTTTCTACTCCTTCCGGTCGAGCAaacttgacttcttcttggagaagTTCCTGTTCGTCGAGGCCATTTCGTAGAAGCTGGCCGATTTCTTCACTTAGTTCGCCGCTCACGCTGCTTTCTTCATCGGTGCCTTGGGGGACGGAGCCGGGTTGGAAGTCGAGATGGGCGAGCCGGTCGATGAGCTCCCTTAGTTGTGTGGTGGTCTCTTGCAAAGCAGTGAGTCGCTCTTGTAGAGCTGCTATGGACATTGTTGTTGAACTGTCGGCGATGGACCACTCGACTGATATGTACAGGGAACAGTCTGGGTTTGTACGGTTGTAGTGACAGACGAGAGTGCGTTGGTCCTGATTTCAAGACACCATGGCAGCTTTTGGGAAGTGTCTATTGTGGGTCTGTGACGTTGATGATACATTGCTGATTGGCCCATTTTCTaggagcttgagcttcaatACATGACCGACGGATCGTTACAGCGTTCCTTCACGCCAAAAATATAGCTACAAAGCGTATTATGAAGCTTTCATTTCGAAAAGGCCGAATGCATTCTTGTGTTCTGgagccaaaggcaaagaaaatTTGAATTCATAACCAGTGCCCAAACCTAGGCACAGCTGGCTGATGactcacaaccaccacaaaacaccacccaCAAACTCAATATCAAAACAAAATGTTCACATTCCCAATTTCATAAATCTTCCCATTCAAAAACTACACTCTCGAATACCAATGTAATACCCAGAAAACcacccatcaccatcccacccaacccaacccCAAGCTACCCATCCACCCACCAAGTTAGCACGATCCCAAACCCTCAAGAAACAACATACctaaaaacaaaaagaggtGAAGCACCGtcctccaagaagaataATCGGAATCGAATCATGGCAGCTAGACCACGCCACGCATCGCACTCAAGTGTCAACACACAATCTACGCAGCAGCTTCCCAGAGGAACCATCTCCAATTCCCCAAAAGGAACAGAGCAGCCCTGACATTTCTGATGCCAACTGCGGGCGTCGATTGACGCCGAGCCCTCACGGGCAGACCCGTCCTCCCCTCTGTTTCCAGAGAGTGACCGCGGTCAAGAGAGAACAGGTTTCCCTATCTCCCTTGTTGTAGAGGCTTCTCCGAATTTCTCACATGCAAGTACTATTTCTGCACTTTTCTCCAAAGGAAAAAAGTGCATAAATTGAGATTCTCTTCAAGATCTTCTAATAGATTAGATGAAATTGAAGAGAATCTCTGTTTGGTAGCATGGAAGCGTGGCGTTTCTTAGAGGACGGTGCttgagggaagaaaaagaaagaggaaaGTGAGGCTCCATGTGCTTTGGTGGTTTTCTTTCGCTGGTTGTGGGACCCAAGCTTTCTGGCTCTGGTGTGGAAGGTGTCAGCACGTGACGTTAAATTTGGATGCTGCATCCATCTCGCCCAAGGCAGGAGGACCAGACGAACTGTTTTCCAGACGCCAATTGAGTTTTAACCACCACTTCTTCAAGTCCTAGCGGAGACTTCACACGGAGGCGACCTCGTCAAGATGATAACGAAATTTATGACCGAGATTAcggccaagttcaacccGTTTTCGGCTTGCGCAAAACCCGCTCGACTGTTCCTTACTTTCCTACCTCCTAATGCTCGCGCCAGCGGTACATCGATAACgacgagcctgttgcctCGAGATTCGGCCGAGCCGAGCTCCTTGAAAGTGAAATTCAGTACGTGGTTTGATTATTACGGAATAATGGGCGGCTGCATTCTGACACTCAACAGAGGACGGCAAAGAGCTAAATTTTGATTGCGGCAAGATCAACATTAAAGGCGTCGTTGAAGAAGTCGACCGACACTCTCGCAAGTTACAAAAGGCGGCCGACTTGACGGATTAGACCATGTGCCATAATCGCCTACTGTTTGCATTTACGGCGTTTTGTATTACAACGGAAGGGATACCGAGCCGTGGGCGAAGAGCAAGTCCACGAGTGTACAATAAATAATTTGCTAAGGAAAAAGAGCTTTTGTATATTTCTGCAGGATGGCTTTTATGCGACCTAACTACTTTTTATCGCCTTCATGACGGTCATAAAATATTTCGCTTTCGCCTCCATACACATTACATGCTTAAGCAGAAGCGCCGCTAATGTAGAACCACTTGTCAACATTGGTGTCAGTAACCTCCTTAGGAGGGAGCTCCTCGTGGGGAGCCACGGGAGGGGCCTGTTGGGTGTAACCAGGAGTGCCGGCTTGTGTAGTGTTGGTACTAAGGCGCAGGTTAGAATAATGCTTCACAAGTATAAGCCGCATTGAGAATCTtacatcttgatcttggcgcCAGGGTTCTCGTCCGAGTTCTCCTTGGGCTTGGTCTGGGCATTGATGAGGACCTTCCAGGCGTTGTGGCATTCCTCAATGATGCCATTGGCGAATCTAAAAGAATGTGTTAGCATGTGGCCAGAAAGTAGACAGTGTTCATTAAAGCCCTTAcgccttgttcttggattCGCCGGTGAAAGCGAACTGGTTCTCAGGCTTGCCATCAGGGATTTTGTAGATACGGAACCACTCGTTAGTGGCGCGCATCAGACCAGGCAGGTGGCGCTCAACATCCTCGATGTCGTTGAGCTTGGGGGCCAGAGCGTCCTTGACGTCAATAACGATGACTTTCCAGTCCGTCTCTCCTTCATCGAGGAGagccatgatgccaagaACCTTGACCTGCTTGACCTGTCCAGTGTAACCAACAAACTCGCTGATATCGCAAACGTCAAGAGGGTCGTTGTCACCAAAGGCCTGGGTGTTGCCGTCCTTGTGGGTGGGGTCTTCCCAAGTCTAAGGAGGTCTAGTATTAGCAAGATATCAAATACTTGGTCAATCGGCAAGGACTTACTTGGGGGAAAGCACCATAGTTCCACAGGTATCCCTTGTGGGGGAAGCAGTTGCGAACAAATCGAACCTTGTCGCCCTTTACGTCCTGCAAGATGGGGTTGAGGTCTTCCTTCTTGGAGATCTAGTGGAATCGCAGTTAGTAGGCCAGTTACAGTCGGTTTTGGGATTGACGAGCCAAAGAAATGAGCCCAAAGAAAGACTGTCGCACGTATGATCTAAAAATTTCATGTGACAGGCAAACGTGTCTCCCAGGCAGAggtgcagaccagaccactcaTCGCTATACATACCTCAAGCTTAGCATTGGTCCATCGTGGAATCTCAACAAccatgttgagaatggtCTTCTCCTCATTGGCATACAGAGGAATGTCGTGGAAAGGGGAGATGATCTTGGAGACAGTCTGACCATTCACATTAGAGTGCTGGTTGATGTAGACCTTGTAgctcttggtgttgggagCGCCATTCTTGTGGACGCCATAAGCGACTCGGGAATCCATTTtgggcgaggaagacgatcgtgaagacgttgatggtgaagggaaagttgaagaagagaaagattgGGCAGGGGACCCAGACAAATGACGAGCAATTTGCGCAGTCCGCTGTGACGAGATTTTGGATGAGGTGATATggtgggaggaagaaggaggggGAGGCGGGGCACGCAGACCCATAGCAGTGCTAGTATGGAAACTGGTGGACGTGGACGTGGGCGTGGACATGGCAGCTGTGGCGATGGGCCTTGGCCGTGGTGACAGGGTGGGTgttgcagatgcagatgcaggGCCGGCAGCTTTCGCGTTGATCAAGGTTGTCCTTCTGGCCGTTGAGCCCAAGCTGGCGTTTGTTGCCGATGCTGCTGTGAGCAACGCCCGAGACTGCTGGATCTGCCGTTTGCCCGACGCTCGTGCTCGCCAACCTCTCAATGGAGCCAGCACCGGAGCCGACGTCGCTACAGCCGTCGATATCGGCCTCGCCGCTGTTGCTCTTGAGGCCGTCGACCTTGCTCCAGATCTCGTTTGTGCTGCTGTGTGCGAGGCGCCGCCGTCGTGATTGGCCCAGCTTGATAATTGGGACAGGCTCTGCAGACGCCGGGGGTCTTGGAGCCGGAATCCACGTCGTGAGAGCATCAATTGGGCTTCAATGGGCAAAAAGGGGGCGGGTTTTGAGTAGGACGGGATACGGAAGGGGAGGTGGGAAATCTTTTAATTCTCTTGTGATTCCGTTGGGATGGGCTCGCACGGAGGCGGGAAGGGTGGGAATGATGGTCGGCAAACCGAGGTTATTCTCAATTGATGGCTCTGTTGCGCCAGACGGATCAAATGCCAGGCTTCAGTGGTTGTCAATGGGTTTCGGGAGCTAGTTTTTTTGGCAGCAGTTTTTGGCTCATGTTTGTCCCTCGGACATGGAGCCTTGATGTCGATTTGATTCAGAACGGGTCGGGGAACAACGGGAGGAAGATAGGGGCCACTCCGAGGGTCCATGGGTCATTTAGTGGCTGGATCCTAAGGTGAGCCGAGTTTAGCTCACCTCAAGCTCgcaccttcaatgttggccataGCCGTGCCGATTTGATGCCTGCTTCGACCCCAGTGCCTCTTTCTCTATCAATATTCAACGCAGATCCTAAAGACGCATTTGGTACGTATTATATGCCGCAAAGTTTGCGCTAGTTCATCTGGTGCACTTTCCCATCATGACAGCTTATCATACGTCGCAAATGTCGACATAAGCAGTTGAATGCTTGTTTGGAAATGGGTCAACTAGTCACTCATTGGTAGCATCTGTTTGCTGCATGCGACAAGTTGCCACATCTGTTCTGTGAGGGTGTGCCGGCTGACGACCTTAAACAGCGTTGTCCAATCTGCAGACGATGGGTTACATCATCCATGCATCTAGGAGTTGGGCAATTGGGTAGCCTGCCGTCTTGCTGCTGACTGTTGATATACCTCCAATGCCCAGCTCACAGCTCTTCAAACATTTGGCTGTTCACCAAGGAAGCCGTGTCTGAGCTTCACTCAAATACATGAAACAGACTACCGCGGTCCATTGGATGGACGATTTAAGGTACCGATGCCTGCTAATTGtcacacaaaacacaaatGCTTGTCAAGCACAAACGCACATCGAATACCCGATCATATTGCTCGACTCCTAACCCTACCTCAACCTAAATCGGCTACCATTAACATGAGTGAGAAGACCAcgaaccagaaccagaaccagaaccctTATACCAGGAGAACACTTTACCCGACTAATCAAGCAGTAATCATACGAAAGCCATACAAAACTATTACGCAGCCGCCTTGACGTCCATCTCAGTCTCCTTCACGCCAGTATCcgcctcaacatccaaagccggctgcttctccttcacaGGGGATACCTCAGCAGCGGGAGCATCATACAATTCAGTCTCTGCCCGCCAGTCTCGAAGATCATCTTCGCAGTCGTTAAGGATCTGACGAGCCTGCCCACCATCAGCGTAGGCGGGACGGGTGTCGCCGGGAATAACAGGTGTGTCATCAAGAAGGGCCAGAAGACGACGTCCATGCTTGGCAAGAATAATCTGCTTCTCGGCTCGCTCAATGGTGGCGAGGAACTCGGAATCGTAAgcctccttgagcttctgaCGTGTCTATCCGGTTCGTTAGCACATGTTCCGCAACTACAAACGTAGACTGCAGCTGATATTGCCATCCCGCACTTACAATGTTGGTCAGTTGAGCTTCAGCAACCAGATTCTCAGCCTCTGCCCGAACAAGCTCCTGCTCCAGGACAACCAGTCTCGCACTCTCCGGttccttcatcttgagctTCGCAATCTCATCCgcaatcttggccttgccgtCGCGGCTAGGCTGGACGTCTTCTCAGTGTTACGAATCGACTTGAGACGGCCGCGAGAGTCATCCAAGGAATGGGCATAGGTGTCTTCCTGCTCCCCAATCTCGCTCAGAACCACACCAACCTTGTCGGAGATGTCACTGATGGCATCATCGCCCGTCTGCTCTCCCCACTCAGACAGCTGGGTTGCAATATTGATGCGCTCGCGGCCCGCCGCCTCGTGAGCGTTAATGAGGTTGTTCTCAGACTTGATTAGCTTGAACAGCTTGCGTGACAGCTCGGGTTGAGCTTGGCCACGGAGCGAgctgaaggagaagcttggtAGCTGGCTTCCGGAGCTGGAGCCCTTGTTGGACTTGCTGCCGGAACGGATTGAGAGCGCGCGATTCCTGCGGGTAGAAGGGCTGTTAGCTATCGACTCGGCTGGGAGGTAGCGGAACTGAgctgggccaagctgcaTGAAAGAGCCGTCAAAACTGGATCGCGACATGGTGAAGAGGTAGGCAGCTTTGCGGAAGAGCTCATTtaagtgtctggtgcatgtgtcGCATAGCTTGTAGACTGGCTGGAGGGAGCTTGAGAGCCCGCGGCATCGCCGGGTTCACTTACATAGTTGCGGCTTCCGAGTGTCTTTGGAATTAAAGGCAGCTACGATGAGCAGCAGAGGCAAGTAGGTCGTCTGGCTGCTTCCGACTACGATGAGTGATTCTGTTAGCTGTCTTTCCATTGTACGCTTGGAAGCTCACGTATTCAAGTTATTCTCCACTGGAGCTTGGTTGGAGGCACAGCTATAACCATACATACAGTATAAGTATGCGACGAATAGCTTTCGGAGCTCTTGCGTCAACCTGGATCCCAGTAAGCCGTAGCGAATGCAAAAGCAGGGATCACAACAATAGAACTACAATTCTGGGTATACGAAGCAACAAAAAGTAGGAGGGGGAAAAGTCATCCAAGCCCAGCGGAGCAAGCGGCGCAAGCAGGTTTTTAAACAGCTTGCATGTGGGAATGGATATGGATTTGGGGAACCATATGGTGCAACTCTGTGTGCtcagctcaagctgctcagGCAAACATACAAAAGGACTAGCTAGCTGCGAGTGGGCTGGTTTCCATTTTCACACTGGCTGGCGAGACAATTTTCGTTGAAAAGACACATCCAGAATGATGTCTAGTTGCTTCGCTCTGCCTCATTTGGCGCCAAGAAGTGCCGGAAAgcttgctggctgtgggATCGAGACATGGGTTTTGCTCGTGGTGACGGAATGCGCCATGATGTCATTCATTGGGATCGGGAGGATGTGAGCTGcggactgactgactgactgacttACAGCCATCGCAACCAGAGTCAAGTCGAGATAAACTGGAACCAGAACCCCGCCCCCGCCGAATGACCAGTGGACATTGTTGGAGCCTAGCAATATTCCGTATCGTTGAATTGAATGTTGACGCCTGTGCCGGATTTGGGGCTGACGAGCGCCACTGATGACCGCTTGCTGGTGAGATCTCGAGATTCGCGGCCCTCCCAAGTGGATTTGCACGGATGTATCCAGTCCCTTGCCATGACGTTTTTTATCCCCGTTTGccagtactccgtagacgTCTCATGAAACCCgccagccaagaagagcaaagCTCGCGCCAAAAGACACAAATTTAATTGCCATTACTGCAGTGCTGTGTACCTGTAAGAATTGCAACACCCACGCAGTTTTTATAAACAAAGAACCCAGAATCGAGCAGAGATGCCTAAGCCCATTTCCCTCCCAAACACAAATCTCTACTTTACGCTCTGTATGCATCCCATCTAAACCGCAAAAACTGCCAAGTATCAGAACCAAAGAAACTCCCACCAGAAACACCTTCATCAATCGTAAAACATTGCTCACTATTCTCCCCTCGTCATGCTCGCAGCTCGTATGGGCCAAGCCAACCGGCTTATCCGGACGCATGAACCACATCGTGGATACTCCATCCTCGGCGCCTACGACAGCACAACCATCCCCCCCATTCCTACCAATCCACCTGAACATCATGATAAAATACTCCAGACTTCAGTACCTCGTCGACGGATGAACCTCATAAACGACGGGCGCCCCGGACGAATATCCATAGTGGCCATACGACCCGCTCACCCGCGGGCTAGTACGGTACGTCTCCCGCATGACGCTCGTGTAGCTCGCCCTCGGCGAATGTGAGTGATGATaatggtggtgatgcctGTGGCGGCGGTACGGCCGAGAGGGGATGATTTCCTCCTTGTAGTAGTATGAGGTGTTGGGCTCGCCCCAGAAACACATGGTTTGTCGATGTTTATGTGACGGCGGCTTGTAAGCTGAGATTTATGCGTGGCCGTTTTCGCGGATAGCTCTATGCCAGGTAATTTGAGCGACTGCAGTATTGAGGGCGATGAGAAAAGGTAAAAGTAGTGTAGATTGTAGACAATCGCTTGAGAGGGAGTCTGGTTCTTTTTAATACGAAACCAAGGAGGACTCATTGTTCGTAATAAACGACGCCACTGGctttcatcatggctgtgCCATGGTCAGCCTGCTTTTTGGGCCTGGAAGCGGCATCCTGGTACGTTCTGAAACCCCTGCTTTGTGCCTCCGAGTGGTTCGCGCATCAAAAGTCCAAGACTGGTGGGCGGATCTCCATTGTCGCCAGTGCCGTCATTTGTTCGGTGCGTGCGATGCGCTTTTTGGCATCGTCGTGCTGACGGGTGGGTGGTCAGAATGCGGCTGTGCTAGCCTTGTTCTGCAGGGCAGCATAAGGCTGTTTTATGGGCTCAATTATCGTTAGCCCCCGAAGGAAGAGGCTTGGTGGTCGCTGATGAATTGATTGATCGTCTTCAATCTCGATGTTGTTTCAATGGGATTCTTGAACATGAGACAgacatacctacctaggtaggtaggcaaCAAGCACCCGCTGGTCTACCAAACCACTACGACAGCCACACACCATTCTTGCTTCACCCAATTCGAAATCTATCATGCAAGTTCTTATTTTAGGACGCCCATATGGTACATTTTACAGCTTTGCCGTGACATCTCCTTGTCCGTAATCGTCTATTCCTCCTTCCACGAAAACCTCCTTACTTCTTGGAAAACCCAACTTCCACCTTGCCAATTGCCCAGGCGGCGGCATATACACCCATCATGCTGGCAAACACAATAAAAGGCTTTCGCAGAGTATCAAACGTTGATGTCTCGTATGAGATGATGACATCGCGGTCTCGGAAGTCGTCGACCAAATTCTGTGCCTTGATGGTCACTGATGTGCGGCCCAAGGTGTCAAGATACGTCTTGTGGACGCCGACTGACGTTTCGACAATGGATGATTCGGGCACTCCGGTGTAGTACTTGACGTTGCTACGCTTGTCGTTAGTTACATTTTTCGAATGACCAGCCGAAATGGCATGACTTACCGAGCTCCCTCAGGCAGAACAACTCGAATATGAATTTGTCCATACTCAACACCCTCGGGCTGCTTGGGACCCTCAAGGAAGGGAACCTTGAGAACATAGCCACCAGTGGCAGTCTTGCGGAGAAGGTTCGCAGCATCCGAGTTCCATCCAATGGTGAAGGGATAGTTCCAGCCACCAAAAAGGGGATATCGAGGCTTAAGCTCGAGCAATGCCTCGCGCTTGCCGCTTCTGAACTTGGATGTCGAAACGTTGCCAATGACATCGGTGAAGTAAGGGTCAACAGTGCCCACCTGGAGAGGCACTCGGAGCTCCTTCAGAGCAGTAGAGGCAGGGTTATAGAAGGCAGACTGCGCATACTTGACTCGATTGAAAGGAGATGACAAGTTGGCACCACGATGGTGCAGAGTGTATCGTTCCTCAAACGCAATATTGCCTCCCCAATGGCTGACCTCGATATCACGTTCCAGGGTGGAAACGTGGGTCACGGGCTTGGTAAACTCGAATCGAACTTGAGCAGGCGACGCGGCTCCAGCTGGCTTCTCACC
This window contains:
- a CDS encoding inorganic pyrophosphatase (similar to Metarhizium acridum CQMa 102 XP_007810139.1) produces the protein MDSRVAYGVHKNGAPNTKSYKVYINQHSNVNGQTVSKIISPFHDIPLYANEEKTILNMVVEIPRWTNAKLEISKKEDLNPILQDVKGDKVRFVRNCFPHKGYLWNYGAFPQTWEDPTHKDGNTQAFGDNDPLDVCDISEFVGYTGQVKQVKVLGIMALLDEGETDWKVIVIDVKDALAPKLNDIEDVERHLPGLMRATNEWFRIYKIPDGKPENQFAFTGESKNKAFANGIIEECHNAWKVLINAQTKPKENSDENPGAKIKITNTTQAGTPGYTQQAPPVAPHEELPPKEVTDTNVDKWFYISGASA
- a CDS encoding oligosaccharyltransferase alpha subunit (similar to Botrytis cinerea B05.10 XP_001549110.1), which encodes MKPLSIASAFLAVASSAFAASSGDSQPSQFKPPQVFKNANLVHIISLEKNYAKEQINVLVENVSKEPQSEYYLPFTTEQIARVGGFEVKDRKDANAGPFISQAVEYDPNSNVQYYRIRLPTPLKAGGQQTLGISFYNLKAYKPLPASIKQDDKQFLVYDFSIYAPSAYPTSKQKTEIKAASASVPDYTKITEGKDELPQKQGAKLTYGPFGEKPAGAASPAQVRFEFTKPVTHVSTLERDIEVSHWGGNIAFEERYTLHHRGANLSSPFNRVKYAQSAFYNPASTALKELRVPLQVGTVDPYFTDVIGNVSTSKFRSGKREALLELKPRYPLFGGWNYPFTIGWNSDAANLLRKTATGGYVLKVPFLEGPKQPEGVEYGQIHIRVVLPEGARNVKYYTGVPESSIVETSVGVHKTYLDTLGRTSVTIKAQNLVDDFRDRDVIISYETSTFDTLRKPFIVFASMMGVYAAAWAIGKVEVGFSKK
- a CDS encoding Sec20 domain-containing protein (similar to Metarhizium acridum CQMa 102 XP_007810137.1) is translated as MSIAALQERLTALQETTTQLRELIDRLAHLDFQPGSVPQGTDEESSVSGELSEEIGQLLRNGLDEQELLQEEVKFARPEGVEKTGLRESVDRLASELASCRGNFRKARLAARESLARAQKLERQLIIQSYSLPVSEPDVLQTEEAPAPIHRPQRYYQEHQQSHLSENEQRTVGAGNDVTNALRRTHDLIATELFRSEYAHQTLTESSAALKQLNESYSSLDSMLASSRDLLGTLLRSQKSDTWYLQTSMYMLMVTGAWLLFRRLLYGPMWWLVWLPLRVLFGVGSKAGSAVMQRGAGESGKVGGVGEDGKVSVEGLPKEDLPTVQVGGKMDSGSKDDSDSMIEKVAKVVEEAGELGNLGGEGDVDAEDQPRNPKKRMWEEPEVKSETGSEGIRDEL
- a CDS encoding sphingolipid long chain base-responsive protein PIL1 (similar to Metarhizium robertsii ARSEF 23 XP_007820400.1), whose product is MSRSSFDGSFMQLGPAQFRYLPAESIANSPSTRRNRALSIRSGSKSNKGSSSGSQLPSFSFSSLRGQAQPELSRKLFKLIKSENNLINAHEAAGRERINIATQLSEWGEQTGDDAISDISDKPSRDGKAKIADEIAKLKMKEPESARLVVLEQELVRAEAENLVAEAQLTNITRQKLKEAYDSEFLATIERAEKQIILAKHGRRLLALLDDTPVIPGDTRPAYADGGQARQILNDCEDDLRDWRAETELYDAPAAEVSPVKEKQPALDVEADTGVKETEMDVKAAA
- a CDS encoding methylthioribulose-1-phosphate dehydratase (similar to Metarhizium robertsii ARSEF 23 XP_007820404.1), which encodes MTTEHDDKKRRLDEGDQLITSNNPEHPANLIPSLCAKFWTLGWVTGTGGGCSIREKDLVYIAPSGVQKELMKNTDIYVLSLAAQEPTFKQRTYLRSPPCYKPSQCTPLFLAAFTRRNAGCCIHTHSQWAVLVTLLLEAQGPGNDKVFEINNIEQIKGFGKGMTRQGNLGYHDTLRIPVIENTPHEEDLTEYLEEAMEKYPDTYAVLVRRHGVYVWGDNVHKAKTMCESLDYLFQLAVEMKKLGLPWISEIARVAPDRA
- a CDS encoding mitochondrial ribosomal protein L44 (similar to Metarhizium robertsii ARSEF 23 XP_007820402.1), yielding MITKFMTEITAKFNPFSACAKPARLFLTFLPPNARASGTSITTSLLPRDSAEPSSLKVKFKDGKELNFDCGKINIKGVVEEVDRHSRKLQKAADLTD